One segment of Paraburkholderia sp. PGU19 DNA contains the following:
- a CDS encoding hydrolase encodes MAHELLTPDTCALALIDHQPQMFFGTHSHERTTVLHNVQILAKAAKLFNVPTILTTIAADSFSGHLLPEVQAVFPETKPIDRTSMNSWEDKGFREAIKATGRKKIVIAGLWTEVCVTFPTIQMLAEGFEIYVPTDACGDITEEAHERAVQRIVQAGAVPMNSLQFMCELQRDWARGETYEGCMDIFKAHSAYGIGVRYAKQILGEHASEAG; translated from the coding sequence ATGGCACATGAACTGTTGACGCCCGACACATGCGCGCTCGCGCTTATCGACCATCAGCCGCAGATGTTCTTCGGCACGCACTCGCACGAGCGCACAACCGTCCTGCACAACGTCCAGATCCTCGCGAAGGCCGCGAAGCTCTTCAACGTGCCGACCATCCTGACGACGATCGCCGCCGACTCGTTCAGCGGCCATCTGCTGCCTGAAGTACAGGCGGTGTTTCCGGAGACCAAGCCGATCGACCGCACGTCGATGAACTCGTGGGAAGACAAGGGCTTCCGTGAAGCGATCAAGGCAACGGGCCGCAAGAAGATCGTGATCGCGGGCCTGTGGACGGAAGTGTGCGTGACGTTCCCGACCATCCAGATGCTGGCCGAAGGCTTCGAAATCTACGTGCCGACGGACGCATGCGGCGACATCACGGAAGAAGCGCATGAGCGCGCGGTGCAACGCATCGTTCAGGCGGGCGCCGTGCCGATGAACTCGCTGCAGTTCATGTGCGAGCTGCAACGCGACTGGGCGCGCGGCGAAACGTACGAAGGCTGCATGGACATCTTCAAAGCGCACAGCGCATACGGCATCGGCGTGCGCTACGCGAAGCAGATTCTCGGCGAGCACGCGAGCGAGGCAGGCTGA
- a CDS encoding amidohydrolase — protein MTAPIQPARIADLVIYNGKIATQDDKRSFVTALAVTKGEIVASGNDHDMMQWANDSTRRIDLKGRTVIPGLNDSHLHVIRGGLNFNLELRWDGVPSLRDALEMLRAQVARTPAPQWVRVVGGWNEFQFAEKRGPTLEEINAIAPDTPVFILHLYDSALLNAAALRAVGYDRDTPNPPGGEIQRDRRGNPTGMLIARPNAGLLYATLAKGPKLPLDDQMNSSRQFMRELNRLGVTSAIDAGGGYQAYPDDYAVIMELAKRNELTVRIAYNLFTQNAKKEIEDFAKWVKVTKPGDGDDFLKVNGAGEMLVFSAADFEDFLEPRPDLPEAMESELEAVVRLLVQNRWPFRLHATYDESIERFLNVFERVNQDTPFAGLRWFFDHCETISQRNIERIAALGGGIAVQHRMAYQGEYFIARYGAEAAARTPPVRQMLAAGLPVGAGTDATRVASFNPFVSLFWLVSGRTVGGTPMYTAQDRLDRMEALRRYTVGSAWFSNDETRKGALVPGQLADFAVLSDDYFTVDEDAIKHLTSVLTVVNGRVVYAADEFETFAPPALPVSPTWSPVAEYGGYARYRPAAAPLQQSCNDACVNLCGVHRHAHGWAWRSNVPASDANSFWGALGCSCFAF, from the coding sequence ATGACCGCACCCATTCAGCCCGCCCGCATTGCGGACCTGGTGATCTACAACGGCAAGATAGCGACGCAGGACGACAAGCGTTCGTTCGTGACGGCGCTCGCCGTCACGAAAGGCGAGATCGTCGCAAGTGGCAACGATCACGACATGATGCAATGGGCGAACGATTCGACGCGCCGCATCGACCTGAAGGGCCGCACGGTCATCCCGGGCCTCAACGATTCGCACCTTCACGTGATTCGCGGCGGCCTCAATTTCAATCTCGAGTTGCGCTGGGATGGCGTGCCGTCGCTGCGCGATGCGCTCGAGATGCTGCGCGCGCAGGTTGCGCGCACGCCGGCGCCGCAATGGGTGCGCGTGGTCGGCGGATGGAACGAATTCCAGTTTGCGGAGAAGCGCGGCCCGACGCTCGAAGAGATCAACGCGATCGCGCCGGATACGCCCGTCTTCATCCTGCACCTTTACGACAGCGCATTGCTGAACGCTGCGGCGCTGCGCGCCGTCGGCTACGACCGCGATACGCCGAACCCGCCGGGCGGCGAAATCCAGCGCGACCGCCGTGGCAATCCGACGGGCATGCTGATCGCGCGCCCGAATGCGGGCCTGCTGTATGCGACGCTCGCGAAAGGTCCGAAGCTGCCGCTCGACGATCAGATGAACTCGTCGCGCCAGTTCATGCGCGAGCTGAACCGCCTCGGCGTGACGAGCGCGATCGATGCGGGCGGCGGCTATCAGGCGTATCCCGACGACTACGCCGTCATCATGGAACTCGCGAAGCGCAACGAGCTGACGGTGCGGATCGCGTACAACCTCTTTACGCAGAACGCGAAGAAGGAAATCGAAGACTTCGCGAAGTGGGTCAAGGTCACGAAGCCCGGCGACGGCGACGACTTCCTGAAGGTCAACGGCGCGGGCGAAATGCTGGTGTTCTCCGCCGCTGACTTCGAAGACTTCCTGGAGCCGCGCCCCGATCTGCCGGAGGCGATGGAAAGCGAACTCGAAGCCGTCGTGCGGCTGCTCGTGCAGAACCGCTGGCCGTTCCGGCTGCATGCGACTTACGACGAATCGATCGAACGCTTTCTCAATGTGTTCGAGCGCGTCAATCAGGACACGCCGTTCGCGGGCCTGCGCTGGTTCTTCGACCACTGCGAGACGATTTCACAGCGCAATATCGAGCGTATTGCGGCGCTTGGCGGCGGCATTGCCGTGCAGCACCGGATGGCGTATCAGGGCGAGTACTTCATTGCCCGTTATGGCGCAGAAGCCGCCGCGCGCACGCCGCCCGTGCGGCAGATGCTGGCAGCAGGGCTGCCTGTTGGCGCCGGCACGGACGCGACGCGTGTCGCGAGCTTCAATCCGTTCGTGTCGCTGTTCTGGCTGGTGTCGGGACGTACGGTGGGCGGCACCCCGATGTACACGGCGCAAGACCGGCTCGACCGCATGGAAGCGCTGCGCCGCTATACGGTCGGCAGCGCGTGGTTCTCGAATGACGAGACGCGCAAGGGCGCCTTGGTTCCGGGCCAGCTTGCCGACTTCGCGGTGCTGTCGGACGACTACTTCACCGTCGATGAAGACGCGATCAAGCATTTGACCTCGGTGCTGACGGTCGTCAACGGCCGCGTCGTCTATGCCGCCGACGAGTTCGAAACCTTCGCTCCGCCTGCGCTGCCCGTCAGCCCGACATGGTCGCCCGTCGCGGAGTATGGCGGCTACGCGCGCTACCGTCCCGCCGCCGCGCCGCTGCAGCAATCGTGCAACGACGCGTGCGTGAACCTGTGTGGCGTGCATCGTCATGCGCATGGATGGGCCTGGCGCAGCAACGTCCCCGCCAGCGATGCGAACTCGTTCTGGGGCGCGCTCGGTTGCAGCTGCTTTGCGTTCTGA
- a CDS encoding DoxX family protein has translation MNRFSAPDAALLFLRVTASVLVLLVHGLPKALHFASQLDAIEDPLHLGKMLTLAFAIFAEVVCPLLMIVGIATRLAALPIMLVSVIALGLVHREWTLDQGQFAWMLLILFGTIAIGGAGRYRFALRPHASGQRQA, from the coding sequence ATGAACCGTTTTTCCGCACCCGACGCCGCGCTGCTGTTTCTGCGCGTCACTGCGAGCGTGCTCGTGCTGCTCGTGCATGGACTGCCGAAGGCACTCCACTTCGCGAGCCAGCTCGACGCGATCGAAGACCCTTTGCATCTCGGCAAGATGCTGACGCTGGCTTTTGCGATTTTCGCGGAAGTCGTGTGTCCGCTGCTGATGATCGTGGGCATCGCGACGCGGCTCGCCGCGCTGCCGATAATGCTGGTCAGCGTGATTGCGCTCGGCCTCGTGCATCGCGAATGGACGCTGGATCAAGGGCAGTTCGCGTGGATGCTGCTGATCCTGTTCGGCACCATTGCGATCGGCGGCGCGGGCCGTTACCGCTTTGCGCTGCGGCCGCATGCGTCGGGGCAACGACAGGCGTGA
- a CDS encoding DUF1427 family protein, with protein MSYLISLGAGLVVGLLYYLVRVQSPAPPLIALAGLLGIVIGEHAIPFVQAQIRTPDAQTQSAPSVASNKPAPSPSKDQ; from the coding sequence ATGTCATACCTGATTTCTTTGGGCGCGGGCCTCGTGGTCGGCCTGCTGTATTACCTCGTGCGCGTGCAGTCGCCCGCGCCGCCGCTGATTGCGCTCGCGGGACTGCTCGGCATCGTGATCGGCGAGCATGCGATTCCGTTCGTGCAGGCGCAGATACGCACGCCCGATGCGCAAACGCAAAGCGCGCCCTCCGTCGCCAGCAACAAGCCGGCTCCGTCACCCAGCAAGGACCAATGA
- a CDS encoding YoaK family protein, whose translation MSTGAEAQLAAQLDHVPGEDTWLATIAGYVDTLGFVALFGLFTAHVTGNFILIGSGLAGAGTGLLIKWLAFPAFVAGIVLARVLDNQLLVRGHGMRACALYVLQAALLTGFMAAGVLAAPITDSDAPLTIACGLLGAAAMGVQNAHGRLTARSVVANTVMTGNVTQAVIDVFDLLFSPADAKTRHAARSRLWRTLPPVAGFAIGAGAGAAGYLLASFWALLLPLAALCVLAALSRNTGAAPAQT comes from the coding sequence ATGAGCACGGGCGCGGAGGCGCAACTCGCGGCGCAACTCGATCACGTGCCTGGCGAGGACACCTGGCTTGCGACCATCGCGGGCTATGTCGACACGCTCGGCTTCGTCGCGCTGTTTGGTCTTTTCACCGCGCACGTGACGGGCAATTTCATTCTGATCGGCTCGGGACTGGCGGGCGCGGGGACGGGTCTGCTGATCAAGTGGCTCGCATTTCCCGCGTTCGTCGCGGGAATCGTGCTCGCGCGCGTGCTCGACAACCAGTTGCTTGTGCGCGGACATGGCATGCGCGCCTGCGCGCTGTACGTGCTGCAGGCGGCGCTGCTGACGGGCTTCATGGCAGCGGGCGTGCTGGCCGCGCCCATCACCGACTCTGACGCGCCGCTGACGATTGCCTGCGGTCTGCTCGGCGCGGCCGCGATGGGCGTGCAGAACGCGCATGGTCGCCTGACCGCGCGCTCTGTCGTCGCCAATACGGTGATGACGGGCAACGTCACGCAAGCCGTGATCGACGTGTTCGATCTGCTGTTTTCACCCGCCGATGCGAAAACGCGGCATGCGGCGCGCAGTCGCCTGTGGCGCACGCTGCCGCCCGTCGCCGGTTTTGCGATTGGCGCGGGCGCGGGTGCGGCCGGGTATCTGCTCGCGTCGTTCTGGGCGCTGCTGTTGCCGCTCGCCGCGCTGTGCGTGCTCGCGGCGCTGTCCAGAAACACGGGCGCGGCGCCCGCGCAAACCTGA
- a CDS encoding glyoxalase produces the protein MSTVKMYRLLRAAVVSIAALGVTLAGSPAFAEADHQSAGKGAPVVSVGPQYDTTHVYVSSQDIDAFVDSFVATFGGKASPRAVFTVTPTPSKTASQYVQTPVGMLSVFAFQTPIPYPFGSERTGYLVTDIDKAVRAARAAGADVIVDTFDDPIGKDAVIQWPGGLYMQLYWHTKAPSYGPLETVPDNRVYVSPQAADNFIKRFVRFSHGKIVSDNRRADGGEIGRPGDTIRRVRIASGFGNMLVFVTDGKLPYPYGRETTGYQVADLDATLTKAQGVGVKVLSPASSTVEGRSAMVEFPGGYVAEIHEAKK, from the coding sequence ATGAGTACCGTCAAGATGTATCGATTGTTGCGCGCGGCTGTCGTGTCGATTGCGGCGCTCGGCGTGACGCTGGCCGGCTCGCCCGCTTTCGCGGAAGCCGACCATCAGAGCGCGGGCAAGGGCGCGCCCGTCGTGTCCGTGGGACCGCAATACGACACGACGCACGTCTATGTGTCGAGCCAGGACATCGACGCGTTCGTCGACAGCTTCGTCGCGACGTTCGGCGGCAAGGCTTCGCCGCGCGCCGTGTTCACGGTCACGCCGACGCCGAGCAAGACGGCCTCGCAATACGTGCAGACGCCTGTCGGCATGTTGTCGGTGTTCGCGTTCCAGACGCCGATTCCGTATCCGTTCGGCAGCGAGCGCACCGGCTATCTCGTCACCGATATCGACAAGGCCGTGCGCGCCGCGCGCGCAGCGGGCGCCGATGTGATCGTCGATACATTCGACGACCCGATCGGCAAGGACGCTGTCATCCAGTGGCCGGGCGGTCTTTATATGCAGTTGTACTGGCACACGAAGGCGCCTTCGTATGGTCCGCTCGAAACGGTGCCGGACAATCGCGTCTACGTGTCCCCACAGGCGGCGGACAACTTCATCAAGCGCTTCGTGCGCTTCTCGCACGGCAAGATCGTCTCCGATAACCGCCGTGCCGATGGCGGCGAAATCGGCCGGCCGGGCGACACGATCCGGCGCGTGCGTATCGCGTCTGGCTTCGGCAACATGCTCGTGTTCGTGACGGATGGCAAGCTGCCGTATCCGTATGGCCGCGAGACGACGGGCTATCAGGTCGCCGATCTCGACGCGACGCTCACCAAGGCGCAAGGCGTCGGCGTGAAGGTGCTGTCGCCCGCGAGCAGCACGGTCGAAGGGCGCAGCGCGATGGTCGAATTTCCCGGCGGCTACGTCGCCGAGATTCACGAAGCGAAGAAGTGA
- a CDS encoding alginate export family protein — protein MCGLADGTNALAADTAEASKAETSAADASQCTAKRPSSLSFNRWQEDWSVLALPCVPRKPFDALKYIPLGGDPSTYLSLGANLRERFELNNTPLFGLGSAGPDSYVIQRAEVHADARIGGHVQAFFQLEDARPFGKDSVTPVDKNPLDIEQAFVAFVYGVGGGTFKARVGRQEMAFDLQRFVSVRDGPNVRQAFDALWADYEIDKWRFIGYMAQPVQYRDVTAFDDVSNRHLTFSGVRVERANTGPGDLSAYWSRYNRDNARFLDATGTEHRDVFDVRYAGKVASFDWDAETMVQTGHVGNDTIGAWAFGVLSGYTFATVAGSPRLGLQVDGASGDRHPGDGRVGTFNPLFPNGYYFTLAGYTGYSNLIHVKPSITFKVTPKVTLLTALGFQWRATTADAIYGQGMAVVPGTAGKGTRWTGMYAQVRADWLVSSNVALALEAVHFEVGDSIRALGARNADYVGVEAKFGW, from the coding sequence ATGTGCGGTCTGGCGGACGGCACGAACGCGCTCGCCGCCGACACGGCAGAGGCAAGCAAGGCGGAAACTAGTGCAGCCGACGCATCGCAATGCACCGCTAAGCGGCCGTCGTCACTGTCGTTCAACCGCTGGCAGGAAGACTGGTCGGTGCTGGCGTTGCCGTGCGTGCCGCGCAAGCCGTTCGATGCGCTCAAGTACATTCCGCTGGGCGGCGATCCGTCGACTTATCTGTCGCTAGGCGCGAACCTGCGCGAGCGCTTCGAGCTGAACAACACGCCGCTGTTCGGACTCGGCAGCGCGGGCCCCGACAGCTACGTGATCCAGCGCGCGGAGGTACATGCCGACGCGCGCATCGGCGGGCATGTGCAGGCGTTCTTTCAGCTCGAAGACGCGCGTCCTTTCGGCAAGGATTCCGTCACGCCCGTCGACAAGAATCCGCTCGATATCGAGCAGGCGTTCGTCGCGTTCGTCTATGGCGTGGGCGGCGGCACGTTCAAGGCGCGCGTCGGCCGCCAGGAGATGGCGTTCGACTTGCAGCGCTTCGTGTCGGTGCGCGACGGCCCCAACGTGCGCCAGGCATTCGACGCGCTGTGGGCCGACTATGAAATCGACAAATGGCGCTTCATCGGCTACATGGCGCAGCCCGTACAGTACCGCGACGTCACGGCCTTCGACGATGTGTCGAACCGGCATCTGACGTTCAGCGGCGTGCGCGTCGAGCGCGCGAACACGGGGCCGGGTGATCTGTCCGCGTACTGGTCGCGCTACAACCGCGACAACGCGCGCTTTCTCGATGCGACGGGCACCGAGCATCGCGATGTGTTCGACGTGCGCTACGCGGGCAAGGTCGCGTCGTTCGACTGGGACGCGGAAACGATGGTTCAGACGGGCCACGTCGGCAACGACACGATCGGCGCGTGGGCGTTCGGCGTGCTGAGCGGCTATACGTTCGCAACCGTGGCGGGCTCGCCGCGGCTCGGCTTGCAGGTGGACGGCGCATCGGGCGACCGGCATCCGGGTGACGGTCGTGTCGGAACCTTCAACCCGCTGTTCCCCAACGGCTACTACTTCACGCTGGCGGGCTACACGGGTTATAGCAACCTGATTCACGTGAAGCCGTCGATCACGTTCAAGGTAACGCCGAAGGTCACGCTGTTGACGGCACTCGGCTTCCAGTGGCGCGCAACGACAGCCGACGCGATCTACGGCCAGGGGATGGCCGTGGTGCCGGGCACGGCAGGCAAGGGCACGCGCTGGACGGGCATGTACGCGCAGGTTCGCGCCGACTGGCTCGTCAGTTCGAACGTTGCGCTCGCGCTGGAAGCGGTGCACTTCGAAGTCGGCGATTCGATACGCGCGTTAGGGGCGCGCAATGCGGACTATGTGGGCGTCGAGGCGAAGTTCGGCTGGTGA
- a CDS encoding dicarboxylate/amino acid:cation symporter, with translation MKRKPFYKVLYIQVLFAIAAGVLLGHFAPHEAVALKPLGDMFIKLVRMIIGPVIFCTVVTGIAGMQDMKKVGRVGGKALLYFEAASTLALAIGLVAAHVLKPGSGFNVDPATLDASAVSSYAAQAAHGDGIVAFVMHAIPDTFAGAMTQGDILPVLVIAMLFGSALAVLGDKAAPVTNLVETLSKAFFRIVHMITSLAPIGAFGAMAFTIGRYGIVSLLPMLKLIGSFYLTAALFVAIVLGVVARMCGFSLWRFLVYIRDELLIVLGTSTSEAALPQLMEKLERLGCPRGVVGLVVPTGYSFNLDGTNIYMTLAVLFLAQATNTHLTVTQEITLLLVTMLTSKGSTGVTGAGFITLAASLSVVPTVPVAAMVLILGIDRFMSECRALTNIVGNGVASIVVSAWEGGLDRNALAAALGRRANDFPDPHFETPAPAQTTDIEKA, from the coding sequence ATGAAGCGCAAACCGTTCTACAAGGTTCTTTATATCCAGGTGCTGTTCGCCATCGCGGCGGGCGTGCTGCTCGGACACTTCGCACCGCATGAAGCCGTCGCGCTGAAGCCGCTCGGCGACATGTTCATCAAACTGGTAAGGATGATCATCGGGCCGGTGATCTTCTGCACGGTCGTGACGGGCATCGCCGGCATGCAGGACATGAAGAAGGTCGGACGCGTCGGCGGCAAGGCGCTGCTGTATTTCGAGGCCGCGTCGACGCTCGCGCTCGCGATCGGCCTCGTCGCCGCGCACGTGCTCAAGCCAGGCAGCGGCTTCAACGTCGATCCCGCGACACTCGATGCGAGCGCCGTATCGAGCTACGCGGCGCAGGCCGCGCATGGCGACGGCATCGTGGCGTTCGTCATGCACGCGATCCCCGACACCTTCGCCGGCGCGATGACGCAAGGCGATATCCTGCCCGTGCTGGTGATCGCGATGCTGTTCGGCTCCGCGCTGGCCGTACTGGGCGACAAGGCAGCGCCCGTGACGAATCTCGTCGAAACGCTGTCGAAAGCGTTCTTCCGCATCGTGCATATGATCACGAGCCTCGCGCCCATTGGCGCGTTTGGCGCGATGGCGTTCACGATCGGCCGTTACGGCATCGTCTCCCTGCTGCCGATGCTCAAGCTGATCGGCTCGTTCTATCTGACAGCGGCCCTGTTCGTCGCGATCGTGCTGGGCGTGGTCGCCCGGATGTGCGGATTCAGCCTGTGGCGCTTCCTGGTGTATATCCGCGACGAACTGCTGATCGTGCTCGGCACCTCGACGTCCGAAGCGGCGCTGCCTCAACTGATGGAAAAGCTCGAACGGCTCGGCTGCCCGCGCGGCGTCGTCGGGCTCGTCGTGCCGACGGGTTACTCGTTCAATCTCGACGGTACGAACATCTATATGACGCTCGCCGTGCTGTTTCTCGCGCAGGCAACCAACACGCATCTGACCGTCACGCAGGAAATCACACTGCTGCTGGTGACGATGCTGACCTCGAAAGGATCGACGGGTGTGACGGGCGCGGGCTTCATCACGCTGGCCGCGAGTCTTTCCGTCGTGCCGACCGTGCCCGTCGCGGCGATGGTGTTGATACTGGGCATCGACCGCTTCATGTCCGAGTGCCGCGCGCTGACGAATATCGTCGGGAACGGCGTGGCGTCGATCGTCGTGTCGGCGTGGGAAGGCGGTCTGGATCGCAACGCGCTTGCCGCCGCACTCGGACGCCGCGCAAACGATTTCCCGGACCCACACTTTGAGACACCTGCCCCAGCGCAGACCACCGATATCGAAAAAGCATAA
- the leuD gene encoding 3-isopropylmalate dehydratase small subunit produces MNRLTIIEGTAAPLPIDNLDTDQIMPKQFLRIVDKAGLADGLLYDLRFDAQGVPRAGCVLNQQAYDGARILIGGANFGCGSSREHAVWGLQQYGFQAVIAPSFAEIFYSNAMNNRLLLVQLERDAIDALVQASTQTPESKLRIDLERQTVTAAHGQTYTYPLGARHKRMVIEGMDTIDLTLASLPDIEAFERAHFARCAWAQVL; encoded by the coding sequence ATGAACCGCTTGACCATCATCGAAGGCACGGCGGCGCCGTTGCCGATCGACAACCTCGACACCGACCAGATCATGCCGAAGCAGTTTTTACGCATCGTCGACAAGGCCGGTCTTGCAGACGGCTTGCTGTACGACCTGCGCTTCGATGCGCAAGGCGTACCGCGCGCCGGCTGCGTGCTCAACCAGCAAGCCTATGACGGCGCGCGCATCCTGATCGGCGGAGCGAACTTCGGCTGCGGATCGAGCCGCGAGCACGCGGTGTGGGGCTTGCAGCAATACGGCTTTCAGGCGGTAATCGCGCCGAGTTTCGCGGAGATTTTCTATTCGAACGCGATGAACAACCGTCTGCTGCTCGTGCAACTCGAACGCGACGCAATTGATGCACTCGTGCAGGCGTCGACCCAAACGCCTGAATCGAAACTGCGCATCGATCTCGAACGGCAAACCGTGACGGCTGCGCACGGACAGACCTACACGTATCCGCTTGGTGCGCGCCATAAGCGAATGGTGATCGAAGGCATGGACACGATCGACCTGACGCTTGCGTCCCTGCCAGATATCGAGGCGTTCGAGCGCGCGCATTTCGCGCGGTGCGCATGGGCACAAGTGCTATGA
- the leuC gene encoding 3-isopropylmalate dehydratase large subunit, which translates to MSKRTLYQKLVDSHLVSRIDEQNVLLYVDLHLMNEYTSPQAFSALEARGRAVRRPRQQLAIVSHIIPTHAETPRVIRDAASLVLAQNLGRNCERAGIRLLAANDPMQGIEHIVAPEMGLVRPGMVVLCGDSHTTTYGALGALGFGIGTSEVEHVLATQTLVYRLAQTMRIVIDGALPYGTSSKDVVIWLLSRIGAQGARGYAVEFAGSTIASLSAEARMTLCNMTVEAGARAALIAPDATTFDYVRAHANSLDEAAWQAALDDWRTLRSDDDAHFDAEHRFDARDIAPFVTWGTSPDQAIAIDARIPGEAEQPSREAAASLRRALDYMGLEAQQPLAGTRINRVFIGSCTNGRIEDLRSVAQIVRGKHVAQGVRAMVVPGSGSVRRAAEQEGIAQTLIDAGFEWREPGCSMCLAMNDDMLDEGERCASTTNRNFEGRQGRGGRTHLMSPAMAAAAALTGCITDVRTLETHAQ; encoded by the coding sequence ATGTCGAAACGAACCCTCTACCAGAAGCTCGTCGATTCGCATCTCGTATCGCGCATCGACGAACAGAACGTGCTGCTCTACGTCGATCTGCATTTGATGAACGAGTACACCAGTCCGCAAGCCTTCAGCGCGCTCGAAGCGCGTGGCCGCGCGGTGCGCAGGCCACGGCAGCAACTCGCCATCGTCAGTCACATCATTCCGACTCACGCCGAAACGCCGCGCGTGATCCGCGACGCCGCATCGCTCGTGCTCGCGCAGAATCTCGGCCGCAACTGCGAGCGCGCGGGCATCCGCCTGCTCGCCGCGAACGATCCGATGCAGGGCATCGAGCACATCGTCGCGCCCGAAATGGGACTCGTGCGGCCCGGCATGGTCGTGCTGTGCGGCGACAGCCACACGACCACGTACGGCGCATTGGGCGCGCTGGGCTTCGGCATCGGCACGTCCGAGGTCGAGCATGTGCTCGCGACGCAAACCCTCGTCTATCGGCTCGCGCAGACCATGCGTATCGTGATCGACGGCGCGCTGCCTTATGGCACGTCATCGAAAGACGTCGTGATCTGGCTGCTCAGCCGGATCGGCGCACAAGGCGCGCGTGGCTATGCCGTCGAGTTCGCGGGATCGACCATCGCGTCGCTGTCGGCGGAAGCGCGCATGACCTTGTGCAACATGACCGTCGAAGCGGGCGCGCGCGCCGCGCTGATCGCGCCCGACGCGACCACCTTCGACTATGTGCGCGCGCATGCCAACTCGCTCGACGAAGCCGCGTGGCAAGCCGCCCTCGACGACTGGCGCACCCTTCGCTCCGACGACGACGCGCACTTCGACGCCGAACACCGTTTCGACGCGCGCGACATCGCACCGTTCGTCACGTGGGGCACCAGCCCCGACCAGGCCATTGCAATCGATGCGCGCATCCCCGGAGAAGCCGAACAGCCTTCGCGCGAAGCCGCCGCGTCGCTGCGCCGCGCGCTCGATTACATGGGACTCGAAGCACAACAGCCGCTGGCCGGCACGCGGATCAATCGCGTCTTCATCGGTTCGTGCACCAATGGGCGCATCGAAGACCTGCGCAGCGTCGCGCAGATCGTGCGCGGCAAGCACGTCGCGCAAGGCGTGCGCGCGATGGTGGTGCCCGGCTCGGGCAGCGTGCGGCGCGCGGCGGAACAGGAAGGCATCGCGCAGACGCTGATTGACGCCGGCTTCGAATGGCGCGAGCCGGGTTGCTCGATGTGCCTCGCGATGAACGACGACATGCTCGACGAAGGCGAACGCTGCGCATCGACGACGAACCGCAATTTCGAAGGACGCCAGGGACGCGGCGGCCGCACGCATCTGATGAGTCCCGCGATGGCAGCAGCAGCCGCATTGACCGGCTGCATCACCGATGTCCGCACACTGGAGACACACGCGCAATGA
- a CDS encoding alpha/beta hydrolase, producing the protein MFEGFTDASAHIDGITIHAIKGGRGPALLLLHGHPQTHAIWHKVAPALAERFTVIAADLRGYGDSGKPQGTPDHANYAKRRMALDQVELMRAHGFTSFAVIGHDRGGRVAARMALDHPDAVERLVTLDVAPTLAMYEKTSFDFARVYWHWFMLVRPAPFPETLIRADPDLYLKQTIGARSAGLAPFTAQAYAEYLRCLSDPATAHGICEDYRASVTIDLEHDRATLAAREQIKCDFLALWGAQGVIEQCFEPLVEWRPYAPQVQGEALPCGHYIPEEAPQLFLDRVLPFLGA; encoded by the coding sequence ATGTTCGAAGGATTCACGGATGCGTCGGCCCACATCGACGGCATCACGATTCACGCAATCAAGGGCGGACGCGGTCCCGCGCTGCTGCTGTTGCACGGCCACCCGCAGACGCACGCAATCTGGCACAAGGTCGCGCCCGCACTCGCCGAACGCTTCACCGTGATCGCCGCCGACCTGCGCGGCTACGGCGACAGCGGCAAGCCGCAAGGCACGCCGGATCACGCGAACTACGCCAAGCGCCGCATGGCGCTCGATCAGGTCGAACTGATGCGCGCGCACGGCTTCACGTCGTTTGCCGTGATCGGCCACGACCGCGGCGGACGCGTGGCCGCGCGCATGGCGCTCGATCACCCCGACGCCGTCGAACGCCTGGTCACGCTCGACGTTGCGCCCACGCTCGCGATGTACGAGAAGACCTCGTTCGATTTCGCCCGCGTCTACTGGCACTGGTTCATGCTGGTGCGTCCCGCGCCGTTTCCGGAGACGCTGATCCGCGCCGACCCGGACCTCTATCTGAAGCAGACGATCGGCGCGCGCAGCGCGGGCCTCGCGCCGTTCACCGCGCAAGCCTACGCCGAATATCTGCGTTGTCTGTCCGATCCCGCTACCGCGCATGGCATCTGCGAGGACTACCGCGCGAGCGTCACGATCGACCTCGAACACGACCGCGCGACACTCGCCGCGCGTGAGCAGATCAAGTGCGACTTTCTCGCGCTGTGGGGCGCGCAAGGAGTGATCGAGCAATGCTTCGAGCCGCTTGTGGAGTGGCGGCCATACGCACCGCAAGTCCAAGGCGAAGCACTGCCCTGCGGCCACTACATCCCGGAAGAAGCGCCGCAACTTTTTCTGGACCGCGTGCTGCCCTTTCTTGGCGCGTGA